The Streptomyces sp. NBC_00440 genome contains a region encoding:
- a CDS encoding TIGR03086 family metal-binding protein, protein MPTKFGNWENLRKLHVRAVRDSVSLVDRVSPGDLARSTPCSEWSLADLLVHMTAQHRGFAAAALGRGQDRANWSHHPLGEDFAADYRHASEEVIAAFAAVDRPDRACVLPDVTEADTFPAVQVLGFHLIDYVVHGWDVARTLDLPFRPGPDVLRAALPIAEAVPQGDHRLAPGSAFRPSLATGGDASTLDRILTALGRSPAWVATSPRSR, encoded by the coding sequence ATGCCTACTAAATTCGGAAACTGGGAAAACCTCAGGAAGCTCCATGTGCGGGCAGTGCGGGACAGCGTGTCGTTGGTGGACCGGGTGTCCCCCGGGGATCTGGCCCGGTCCACGCCCTGCTCGGAGTGGTCGCTGGCTGATCTGCTCGTCCACATGACGGCCCAGCACCGAGGGTTCGCGGCAGCAGCGCTCGGGCGCGGCCAGGACCGGGCGAACTGGTCGCACCACCCGCTTGGCGAAGACTTCGCGGCTGACTACCGCCATGCCTCGGAGGAGGTCATCGCGGCCTTCGCGGCCGTGGACCGGCCCGACCGCGCGTGTGTGCTCCCTGACGTCACGGAAGCGGATACGTTCCCCGCAGTCCAGGTGCTCGGCTTCCATCTCATCGACTACGTCGTCCATGGCTGGGACGTCGCCCGGACACTGGACCTGCCGTTCCGCCCAGGCCCCGACGTGCTGCGAGCCGCGCTCCCGATCGCCGAGGCCGTGCCGCAGGGCGACCACCGTCTCGCCCCCGGCAGCGCCTTCCGTCCGTCACTGGCCACGGGAGGCGATGCGAGCACACTGGACCGGATCCTGACGGCGCTGGGCCGTTCCCCGGCCTGGGTTGCCACCTCGCCACGGTCACGCTGA
- a CDS encoding MarR family winged helix-turn-helix transcriptional regulator, whose translation MAENEAKKAAGSAAENAADHGTPSGERPSRPDLAAMVVPLGRAMVAAEQPILDAHGLTMWAYAVLLQLDEEPIRTQSALAESIGADKTRIIGVLDGLETRGLIHRRPDPRDRRARLLSLTTEGQQLRDATQSAIQRREEEFLALLPAADRHAFVRALQTLSALPSLPALSEPTPKKP comes from the coding sequence ATGGCCGAGAACGAAGCCAAGAAGGCAGCCGGGAGTGCAGCCGAGAACGCTGCCGACCACGGCACCCCGTCCGGAGAGCGGCCGAGCCGCCCCGATCTGGCGGCGATGGTCGTGCCGTTGGGCCGCGCCATGGTGGCCGCGGAACAGCCGATTCTCGACGCGCACGGCCTGACCATGTGGGCCTATGCGGTACTGCTGCAGCTCGACGAAGAACCGATCCGCACCCAGAGCGCGCTGGCCGAGTCGATCGGGGCGGACAAGACCCGCATCATCGGCGTCCTCGACGGTCTGGAGACCCGTGGGCTGATCCACCGCCGGCCGGACCCCCGCGACCGGCGGGCACGGCTGCTGTCGCTCACCACCGAGGGGCAACAGCTGCGCGATGCCACGCAATCGGCCATCCAGCGGCGTGAGGAGGAGTTCCTGGCGCTGCTGCCGGCCGCGGATCGTCACGCGTTCGTCCGAGCTCTCCAGACCCTCTCGGCCCTTCCGTCCCTACCGGCCCTCTCGGAGCCGACACCGAAGAAGCCGTAG
- a CDS encoding Type-2Aa cytolytic delta-endotoxin: protein MAGTFKTVIDVGSDHLDQARAIDRVFQEAIAPATVNFDFDNIREAAAAIPDGAIVKMVRGWGLQEHAEIGVIVLSLKEAVRQALPDALADAAFWATIEEELVRAFTGLAAQEGESGLSYYEEGMDRTSFYRDLFFALQDEQTGAGVYAVAFCVDATIGLDKARVGALKISDVAPFAVRLNAIVVRQELQPVA from the coding sequence ATGGCCGGCACTTTCAAGACCGTCATCGACGTGGGCTCGGACCATCTCGACCAGGCCCGAGCCATCGACCGCGTGTTCCAGGAGGCGATCGCCCCGGCGACCGTCAACTTCGACTTCGACAACATCAGGGAGGCCGCCGCCGCCATACCCGACGGCGCCATCGTCAAGATGGTCCGCGGCTGGGGCCTCCAGGAGCACGCCGAGATAGGGGTGATCGTGCTCTCCCTGAAGGAGGCCGTGCGCCAGGCCCTGCCGGATGCGCTCGCCGACGCTGCCTTCTGGGCCACGATCGAGGAGGAGCTGGTGCGCGCCTTCACCGGGCTGGCCGCACAGGAAGGCGAGTCCGGGCTCTCGTACTACGAGGAAGGCATGGACCGCACCAGCTTCTACCGGGACCTGTTCTTCGCCCTCCAGGATGAGCAGACCGGGGCAGGGGTGTACGCCGTTGCCTTCTGCGTGGATGCGACCATCGGCCTCGACAAGGCTCGTGTCGGTGCCCTGAAGATCTCGGATGTCGCCCCGTTCGCGGTTCGGCTCAACGCGATCGTGGTGCGTCAGGAACTGCAGCCGGTTGCCTGA